One part of the Chryseobacterium mulctrae genome encodes these proteins:
- the nusG gene encoding transcription termination/antitermination protein NusG, which translates to MSELKWYVLKAISGQENKVKNYIETEIKRLGFEQYVTQVVIPMEKVIQLRNGKKVPKERPYYPGYLMVEADLMGEIPHVIKNIPGVISFLSLTKGGDPVPMRKSEVNRMLGRMDELSEFATDAEVPFIVGENVKVIDGPFNGFNGTVEKILEDKKKVEVSVLIFGRKTPMELSYMQVEKV; encoded by the coding sequence ATGAGCGAATTAAAATGGTATGTACTGAAAGCAATTAGCGGACAGGAAAATAAAGTGAAAAACTATATTGAGACAGAAATCAAACGTTTAGGGTTTGAGCAGTATGTTACTCAGGTGGTTATTCCTATGGAAAAGGTGATTCAGCTTAGAAACGGAAAAAAAGTTCCTAAAGAAAGACCTTACTATCCAGGTTACCTAATGGTAGAAGCAGATCTGATGGGGGAAATTCCTCACGTTATCAAAAATATTCCGGGGGTAATTTCTTTCTTAAGTTTAACAAAAGGAGGAGATCCTGTACCGATGAGAAAATCTGAGGTTAACAGAATGCTTGGTAGAATGGATGAACTTTCAGAATTTGCTACTGATGCAGAAGTTCCTTTCATTGTTGGAGAGAATGTAAAAGTAATCGATGGTCCTTTCAACGGATTCAATGGTACAGTAGAAAAAATTCTTGAAGATAAGAAGAAAGTAGAAGTATCTGTTTTGATCTTCGGAAGAAAAACTCCAATGGAGTTGAGCTATATGCAGGTAGAAAAAGTTTAA
- the rplK gene encoding 50S ribosomal protein L11, producing the protein MAKKVFKMVKLQVKGGAANPSPPVGPALGSAGVNIMEFCKQFNGRTQDKPGQVLPVVITVYEDKSFEFVIKTPPAAIQLMDAAKIKGGSGEPNRNKVGAVSWAQVQKIAEDKMTDLNCFTMDSAVSMVAGTARSMGLRVTGTKPTFNA; encoded by the coding sequence ATGGCTAAAAAAGTCTTTAAAATGGTTAAGCTCCAAGTAAAAGGAGGAGCAGCAAACCCATCTCCACCAGTAGGTCCAGCTTTGGGTTCTGCAGGTGTGAACATCATGGAGTTTTGTAAGCAATTTAACGGAAGAACCCAAGATAAGCCAGGGCAAGTTTTACCTGTAGTAATTACAGTGTACGAAGACAAATCTTTTGAATTCGTAATCAAAACTCCTCCTGCAGCAATCCAGTTGATGGATGCGGCTAAAATCAAAGGTGGTTCCGGAGAACCAAACAGAAACAAAGTAGGTGCTGTATCTTGGGCTCAGGTTCAAAAGATCGCTGAAGACAAGATGACTGACCTTAACTGCTTTACAATGGATTCTGCAGTTTCTATGGTTGCAGGTACTGCTAGATCTATGGGATTAAGAGTAACAGGAACTAAACCAACTTTTAACGCTTAA
- the rplA gene encoding 50S ribosomal protein L1 — protein MAKLTKKQKEALSKVEKGRIYNLEEGSALVKEVNTAKFDASVDIAVRLGVDPRKANQMVRGVVSLPHGTGKDVKVLALVTPDKEAEAKEAGADYVGLDEYLQKIKEGWTDVDVIVTMPAVMGKLGPLGRVLGPRGLMPNPKSGTVTMEIGKAVTEVKAGKIDFKVDKYGIIHAGIGKVSFDAAKIKENAQELISTLIKMKPTAAKGVYVKSIYLSSTMSPGIAIDTKSVN, from the coding sequence ATGGCAAAATTGACTAAAAAGCAAAAGGAAGCTTTAAGCAAAGTAGAAAAAGGAAGAATCTATAACCTTGAAGAAGGTTCTGCTCTTGTAAAAGAGGTGAACACTGCAAAATTTGATGCTTCTGTAGATATCGCTGTTAGATTGGGTGTAGATCCAAGAAAAGCAAACCAAATGGTAAGAGGTGTTGTATCTCTTCCTCACGGTACTGGTAAAGATGTTAAAGTTTTGGCTTTAGTAACTCCAGATAAAGAAGCTGAAGCTAAAGAAGCGGGTGCTGACTATGTAGGTCTTGACGAATATTTACAAAAAATAAAAGAAGGTTGGACTGACGTTGATGTTATCGTTACTATGCCAGCTGTTATGGGTAAATTAGGACCTTTGGGTAGAGTATTAGGACCAAGAGGTTTGATGCCTAACCCTAAATCAGGTACTGTAACTATGGAAATTGGTAAAGCAGTAACTGAAGTAAAAGCTGGTAAAATTGACTTTAAAGTAGACAAATACGGTATTATCCACGCTGGTATTGGTAAAGTATCTTTTGATGCTGCTAAAATCAAGGAAAATGCTCAGGAATTGATCTCTACTTTGATCAAAATGAAGCCAACTGCTGCAAAAGGAGTTTATGTAAAAAGCATTTATTTGTCTTCTACAATGAGCCCTGGTATTGCAATCGATACTAAATCTGTTAACTAA
- the rplJ gene encoding 50S ribosomal protein L10 — MTKDQKVVAIQEIKDLLQDAKVVYVADLDGLNAAKSSDFRRQAFKQNIKVKVVKNTLLQKAMEQIDGVDFSEMFQTFKGNSALMIAETANAPAKLIKDFRKKEEKPALKSAFVQETFYVGDNNLDALVSIKSREEMIGEIIGLLQSPIQRVVSALQNKSEAVEAATEEVAAPAVEETPATETPEAAAEGEAPAAE, encoded by the coding sequence ATGACAAAAGACCAAAAAGTTGTAGCGATACAAGAGATCAAAGATTTGCTTCAGGATGCTAAAGTAGTTTATGTAGCAGATCTAGACGGTTTGAATGCTGCTAAATCTTCTGATTTCAGAAGACAGGCTTTCAAGCAAAACATCAAAGTAAAAGTTGTAAAAAATACACTTTTGCAAAAAGCAATGGAACAAATTGACGGAGTAGATTTCTCTGAAATGTTCCAAACTTTCAAAGGTAACTCTGCATTAATGATTGCTGAAACAGCTAACGCTCCAGCAAAATTAATCAAAGACTTTAGAAAAAAAGAAGAGAAGCCGGCTTTAAAATCAGCTTTCGTTCAAGAAACTTTCTATGTTGGTGACAACAACCTTGATGCTTTAGTAAGCATTAAGTCTAGAGAAGAAATGATCGGTGAAATCATCGGATTACTTCAGTCTCCAATTCAAAGAGTTGTTTCTGCTCTTCAAAACAAATCTGAAGCTGTAGAAGCTGCAACTGAAGAAGTTGCTGCACCTGCTGTGGAAGAAACTCCAGCTACTGAAACTCCAGAAGCTGCTGCAGAAGGAGAAGCTCCAGCTGCAGAATAA
- the rplL gene encoding 50S ribosomal protein L7/L12, with amino-acid sequence MSDLKNLAETLVNLTVKDVNELATILKDEYGIEPAAAAVVVAAGGAEAAEEKTEFDVILKSAGASKLAIVKLVKDLTGAGLKEAKDIVDGAPSAIKEGISKDEAEALKKQLEEAGAEVELK; translated from the coding sequence ATGTCAGATTTAAAAAATTTAGCTGAAACGCTAGTAAACTTAACAGTAAAAGACGTAAATGAATTAGCTACTATCCTTAAGGATGAGTACGGAATCGAGCCAGCTGCTGCTGCTGTAGTAGTTGCTGCAGGTGGTGCTGAAGCTGCTGAAGAAAAGACTGAATTCGACGTAATTCTTAAGTCTGCAGGTGCTTCTAAATTAGCTATCGTTAAATTGGTAAAAGATTTAACTGGTGCAGGTCTTAAAGAAGCTAAAGACATCGTAGACGGAGCTCCTTCTGCTATTAAAGAAGGTATCTCTAAAGACGAAGCTGAAGCTCTTAAGAAGCAATTAGAAGAAGCTGGTGCTGAAGTAGAATTGAAGTAA
- a CDS encoding thrombospondin type 3 repeat-containing protein has product MAKKLFEKMSSMLLVFIMSIMTFAQQGYEPIRGMGVEAKPVNNSGICLACYNGSMNPVIDASLSNSVSMGNFASLLSGNGISVKNTNTTYPAGYITGFNVDLGASFITIDLLSSLRISTYKNGILQESTTSSTLLSVPAFGGNKNRVFLHFKTTKEFNEVRLYQTNVLSVFSAMNIYYAFAFDAAKIPVDNNAVCDDIIAGSGVDGNISGSSSFLAPLSYVQNREKIGDGDKSSYGSIVLPVGLLGSYSVGLLDKNQVYPAGNRAGFVIEPDDQGKILSAEFLKNITIETYLFGQLQDSKSLSDGGGLINIKVLSYGSGKQKVTLTSTKPFNEIRLKITQTLGFNLGSLKVYYAFEELQSCDCNEYIQTSGSSRVGEIVSGTSWTGAYGGLIFGGLLKATLSNPYNVTDANQTNFATIGMPLVSILTGARLTVKSNTGLYPANTFGGFTLEKTASFISVDILKTINVIFYNGTTETERKSGGQLLSGDLLVSSSNRFYVGFNSTKPFDRMKIEISNPLGAGLLQSYMIYNAFVQLDDDGDGVPNCNDKCANGNDNIDNNGNGIPDCAEGCTAVNDKSNTIDTDGDGIMDACDLDADNDGIPDNTEDINGNGEFTDDDAEGNILVTPNLGDGISNYLDLDSDNDGILDLFESGIPISIINQIDADHNGIIDSTVPVGKNGIADILETSIDSGILKPEYRAKDTDGDGRLDFVDLTSNGVDFDLYAIGKEDLDNLGFGFISRINDADKDGIQALVDTALLKRGAPGSPLSPYASSLKNAAKGSGISEIENVAVDAKIYPNPVKSGENLNIQTKEEGTYTLFSLQGQLIKTDKFKGNT; this is encoded by the coding sequence ATGGCAAAAAAATTATTCGAGAAAATGTCGTCTATGCTTCTGGTATTCATAATGTCAATAATGACATTTGCCCAACAGGGCTATGAACCTATCCGAGGGATGGGTGTAGAGGCAAAACCTGTAAATAATTCAGGGATCTGCTTGGCATGCTATAACGGAAGTATGAACCCGGTAATAGATGCCAGTTTAAGCAATAGTGTAAGCATGGGGAACTTTGCTTCACTGTTAAGTGGAAACGGTATATCTGTTAAAAATACAAACACTACATATCCGGCAGGATATATTACAGGATTTAATGTTGATCTTGGAGCAAGTTTTATTACTATAGATTTATTAAGCTCATTAAGAATCAGTACTTATAAAAATGGAATATTGCAGGAGTCTACTACAAGCAGTACATTATTATCAGTACCCGCATTTGGCGGAAATAAAAACAGAGTTTTCCTTCACTTTAAGACTACAAAAGAATTTAATGAAGTAAGATTGTATCAGACTAATGTGTTGTCTGTATTCAGTGCAATGAATATATATTATGCATTTGCATTTGATGCTGCTAAAATACCAGTTGATAACAATGCTGTCTGTGATGATATTATTGCAGGAAGCGGTGTAGACGGAAATATATCAGGTAGCAGCAGCTTTTTAGCCCCGCTTTCTTATGTTCAGAATAGAGAGAAGATTGGCGATGGAGATAAGTCTTCTTATGGATCTATTGTTTTACCTGTAGGTCTGTTAGGGTCTTACTCTGTAGGCTTATTAGATAAAAATCAGGTTTATCCGGCTGGTAACAGAGCAGGGTTTGTTATTGAGCCTGATGATCAGGGCAAAATATTAAGTGCTGAATTTTTAAAAAATATTACAATAGAAACTTATTTATTTGGACAGCTTCAGGATTCGAAGAGTTTATCTGATGGCGGAGGTTTAATAAATATTAAAGTTCTTAGCTATGGGTCAGGGAAACAAAAAGTTACCTTAACATCTACTAAGCCTTTTAACGAAATAAGACTTAAAATAACTCAGACTTTAGGTTTTAATTTAGGAAGCCTAAAAGTGTATTATGCTTTCGAGGAACTTCAAAGTTGTGACTGTAATGAATATATTCAGACTTCTGGTTCTTCAAGAGTAGGAGAGATTGTATCTGGTACCTCTTGGACAGGTGCTTATGGAGGACTTATTTTCGGAGGCCTGCTTAAAGCTACCCTTTCTAATCCATACAATGTTACGGATGCTAATCAGACAAATTTTGCTACAATTGGTATGCCTTTAGTATCTATTTTGACTGGAGCGAGATTGACTGTAAAAAGCAATACTGGACTATATCCGGCTAATACATTTGGAGGATTTACATTAGAAAAAACAGCAAGTTTTATTTCTGTAGATATTTTAAAGACTATTAATGTAATTTTCTATAACGGAACAACTGAAACTGAAAGAAAATCAGGAGGACAGCTTCTGAGCGGAGATCTTCTTGTGAGCTCTTCTAATAGATTCTATGTTGGATTTAACTCTACTAAGCCATTCGATAGAATGAAGATTGAAATAAGTAATCCCCTTGGCGCAGGCCTTCTTCAATCATATATGATATACAATGCTTTCGTGCAGCTAGATGATGATGGTGATGGTGTGCCTAATTGTAATGATAAATGTGCGAATGGTAATGATAATATCGATAATAACGGAAATGGTATTCCGGATTGTGCAGAAGGATGTACAGCAGTAAATGATAAATCAAATACTATAGATACAGACGGAGATGGTATTATGGATGCATGTGATTTAGATGCTGATAATGACGGTATACCTGATAATACTGAAGATATTAATGGTAATGGTGAGTTTACTGATGATGATGCAGAAGGCAATATTCTTGTTACGCCTAATTTAGGAGATGGGATTTCTAACTACCTAGATTTAGATTCAGATAATGATGGGATTTTAGATTTATTTGAATCAGGTATTCCAATATCTATAATTAATCAGATTGATGCAGATCATAACGGAATAATTGACAGCACTGTTCCTGTAGGAAAAAATGGTATTGCAGATATTTTAGAAACTTCAATAGATTCTGGGATTTTAAAACCTGAATACAGAGCCAAAGATACAGACGGAGATGGTAGACTTGATTTTGTTGATTTGACTTCTAATGGTGTTGATTTTGATTTATATGCTATTGGAAAAGAAGATCTAGATAATCTAGGTTTTGGATTTATTTCTAGAATTAATGATGCAGATAAAGACGGTATTCAGGCTCTTGTAGATACGGCTCTTTTAAAAAGAGGAGCTCCTGGCTCTCCACTTTCTCCATATGCTTCATCATTGAAAAATGCTGCAAAAGGATCAGGTATTTCAGAAATTGAAAATGTTGCTGTTGATGCCAAAATTTATCCTAATCCTGTAAAATCTGGCGAAAATCTCAATATTCAGACTAAAGAAGAAGGTACTTACACGTTATTCTCTTTACAGGGGCAACTGATTAAAACAGATAAGTTCAAAGGGAATACTTAG
- a CDS encoding T9SS type A sorting domain-containing protein, whose protein sequence is MNTSSLPAGIYIIKIETGSAVKSYKVIVK, encoded by the coding sequence GTGAATACTTCTTCACTGCCTGCAGGAATTTATATTATTAAAATAGAGACTGGCTCCGCTGTTAAATCTTATAAAGTTATTGTAAAGTAA
- the rpoB gene encoding DNA-directed RNA polymerase subunit beta yields the protein MSKTTSTTRGVERINFSSAKGKIITPDFLDIQLESFKDFFQLDTLPEDRKKEGLHKTFQENFPITDSRNQFVLEFLDYLVDSPRYSINECVERGLTYSVPLKARLKLYCTDPEHEDFQTVVQDVYLGPVPYMTDSGSFIINGAERVIVTQLHRSPGVFFGQTYHANGTKLYYSRIIPFKGSWMEFTTDINSVMYAYIDRKKKLPLTTLLRAIGFESDKDILQIFDLAEEVKVSKAALKKVEGRTLAARVLNTWFEDFVDEDTGEVVSIERNEIILDRETILEKEHLDLILDAGVKSILIHKENANEFSIIQNTLQKDPTNSEKEAVEYIYRQLRNADPPDEETARGIIEKLFFSEQRYSLGEVGRYRLNKKLGLNIPTTTEVLTKEDIIAIVRHLIELVNSKAEVDDIDHLSNRRIKTVGEQLAGQFGVGLSRIARTIKERMNVRDNEIFTPLDLVNAKTLTSVINSFFGTNQLSQFMDQTNPLSEITHKRRLSALGPGGLSRERAGFEVRDVHHTHYGRICPIETPEGPNIGLISSLGIYAKINTLGFIETPYRKVSEGTVDLNADPIYLNAEDEEDKVIAQANVELNDNGTFITDRIIARLDGDYPVVEPSEVNLIDVAPNQISGISASLIPFLEHDDANRALMGSNMMRQAVPLLKPQAPIVGTGLEQQVAKDSRILINAEGTGTVEYVDADKITIKYERSEDEDLVSFESATKTYNLTKFRKTNQSTTITLRPNVRVGDVVEKGQVLCDGYATEKGELALGRNLVVAFMPWKGYNFEDAIVINEKVVREDWFTSIHVDEYSLEVRDTKLGMEELTADIPNVSEEATKDLDENGMIRIGAEVKPGDIMIGKITPKGESDPTPEEKLLRAIFGDKAGDVKDASLKADSSLRGVVINKKLFSRNIKDKKKRTEEKLKLEEIENTYKAKFDELRNSLIEKLNTLVSGKTSQGVTNDLDEEIIGKGMKFTHKLLTSVEDYVNVSGADWTVDNDKNELIKQLIHNYKIKFNDIQGVKNREKFAISIGDELPAGIMKLAKVYIAKKRKLNVGDKMAGRHGNKGIVSRIVREEDMPFLEDGTPVDIVLNPLGVPSRMNIGQIYETVLGWAGRKLGLKFATPIFDGASLDQITEYTEKAGVPKFGHTHLYDGGTGERFTQAATVGIIYMLKLGHMVDDKMHARSIGPYSLITQQPLGGKAQFGGQRFGEMEVWALEAFGASNILREILTVKSDDVIGRAKTYEAIAKGEAMPEPGIPESFNVLLHELQGLGLDVRLEE from the coding sequence ATGAGTAAAACAACATCAACAACTAGGGGAGTTGAGAGAATTAATTTCTCTTCGGCTAAAGGAAAAATCATTACTCCGGATTTCTTAGATATCCAGTTAGAGTCATTTAAAGATTTTTTCCAGCTAGACACACTTCCTGAGGACAGAAAGAAAGAAGGTTTGCACAAAACCTTCCAAGAAAACTTTCCAATTACCGATTCTAGAAACCAATTTGTATTGGAATTCTTAGATTATTTGGTAGATTCTCCACGTTATTCAATCAATGAATGTGTGGAAAGAGGTTTAACGTATTCAGTTCCTCTAAAAGCGAGACTTAAATTGTATTGTACAGATCCTGAACATGAAGATTTTCAAACAGTTGTACAAGATGTATATTTAGGTCCGGTTCCTTACATGACAGATAGTGGTTCTTTCATTATCAATGGAGCAGAGCGTGTTATTGTAACTCAGTTACACAGATCTCCGGGTGTATTCTTCGGACAGACTTACCACGCAAACGGAACAAAATTGTATTATTCAAGAATTATCCCTTTCAAAGGATCTTGGATGGAATTTACTACCGATATCAACAGCGTAATGTACGCGTATATCGACCGTAAGAAAAAATTACCTTTAACAACTCTATTAAGAGCAATCGGTTTTGAATCTGATAAAGACATTCTTCAGATCTTTGACCTTGCTGAAGAAGTGAAAGTTTCTAAAGCTGCCCTTAAAAAAGTAGAAGGTAGAACTTTGGCTGCGAGAGTATTGAACACTTGGTTCGAAGATTTCGTAGACGAAGACACTGGTGAGGTTGTTTCTATTGAAAGAAACGAAATCATCTTAGATAGAGAAACGATTCTTGAAAAAGAACATTTAGATCTTATTTTGGATGCAGGTGTGAAATCTATCTTGATTCACAAAGAAAATGCAAATGAATTCTCTATCATCCAGAATACATTACAAAAAGACCCTACCAACTCTGAAAAAGAAGCGGTAGAATATATTTATCGTCAGTTAAGAAATGCAGATCCACCAGATGAGGAAACTGCAAGAGGAATTATCGAAAAATTATTCTTCTCTGAGCAAAGATATTCATTAGGAGAAGTAGGACGTTACAGACTAAACAAAAAGTTAGGTCTTAATATCCCTACTACAACTGAGGTTCTTACAAAAGAAGATATTATTGCGATTGTAAGACACTTAATCGAATTGGTAAACTCTAAAGCTGAGGTTGATGATATCGACCACTTATCAAACAGAAGAATTAAAACTGTTGGTGAGCAATTGGCAGGACAGTTCGGTGTAGGTCTTTCTAGAATTGCAAGAACAATCAAGGAAAGAATGAACGTTAGAGATAACGAAATCTTTACTCCTCTTGATCTTGTTAATGCTAAAACTTTAACATCAGTAATTAACTCATTCTTTGGTACCAACCAGCTTTCTCAGTTCATGGACCAAACCAACCCATTGTCAGAAATCACGCACAAGCGTAGACTTTCTGCTCTAGGACCTGGTGGTTTATCAAGAGAAAGAGCAGGTTTCGAGGTACGTGACGTTCACCATACTCACTATGGTAGAATTTGTCCTATCGAAACTCCTGAAGGACCAAACATTGGTTTGATTTCATCTTTAGGTATTTATGCTAAAATCAATACTTTAGGTTTCATCGAAACTCCATATAGAAAAGTAAGCGAAGGTACTGTAGATTTAAATGCAGATCCTATCTACTTAAACGCGGAAGACGAAGAAGATAAAGTAATTGCTCAGGCAAACGTTGAGTTGAATGACAATGGTACATTTATCACAGACAGAATTATTGCTCGTCTAGATGGTGATTATCCTGTAGTTGAGCCTTCTGAAGTTAACTTGATCGACGTTGCACCAAACCAGATTTCTGGTATTTCAGCCTCATTAATTCCATTCTTAGAGCATGATGATGCGAACCGTGCATTGATGGGATCAAACATGATGCGTCAGGCAGTTCCTTTGTTGAAGCCACAAGCTCCAATCGTAGGTACAGGTCTGGAACAGCAAGTTGCAAAAGATTCTAGAATTTTGATCAACGCTGAAGGTACAGGTACTGTTGAGTATGTTGATGCAGACAAGATTACAATTAAATATGAAAGAAGCGAAGACGAAGATTTAGTATCATTCGAATCTGCTACGAAAACATATAACCTTACGAAGTTTAGAAAAACTAACCAGAGTACAACAATTACCCTAAGACCAAACGTAAGAGTAGGTGATGTAGTGGAAAAAGGACAAGTACTTTGCGACGGTTATGCTACTGAAAAAGGAGAATTGGCTCTTGGTAGAAACTTAGTAGTTGCGTTCATGCCTTGGAAGGGTTACAACTTTGAGGATGCGATCGTAATCAACGAAAAAGTTGTACGTGAAGACTGGTTTACTTCAATCCACGTAGATGAGTATTCTCTTGAAGTTCGTGATACCAAATTAGGTATGGAAGAATTGACAGCAGATATTCCTAACGTTTCTGAAGAAGCTACAAAAGATCTTGATGAGAACGGAATGATCAGAATCGGTGCTGAAGTGAAGCCTGGTGATATCATGATTGGTAAGATTACTCCAAAAGGTGAATCTGACCCAACTCCTGAAGAAAAACTTCTTAGAGCAATCTTTGGTGATAAAGCTGGTGATGTAAAAGATGCTTCATTGAAAGCAGATTCTTCATTAAGAGGTGTTGTTATCAACAAAAAATTGTTCTCTAGAAACATTAAAGATAAAAAGAAAAGAACTGAAGAAAAACTTAAACTTGAAGAGATTGAAAACACTTACAAGGCTAAGTTTGACGAGTTAAGAAATAGTTTAATTGAAAAATTAAATACTCTTGTTAGCGGTAAAACTTCTCAGGGAGTTACCAACGACTTAGATGAAGAAATCATCGGTAAGGGTATGAAATTTACTCATAAATTATTGACATCAGTTGAAGATTACGTTAACGTAAGCGGTGCAGATTGGACTGTTGACAACGATAAGAATGAATTGATCAAACAATTAATTCACAACTATAAAATCAAATTCAACGATATTCAGGGAGTTAAAAACCGTGAGAAATTCGCAATTTCTATCGGAGATGAGCTTCCGGCAGGTATCATGAAGTTGGCTAAAGTTTATATCGCTAAAAAACGTAAACTAAACGTTGGAGATAAAATGGCAGGTCGTCACGGTAACAAAGGTATCGTTTCGAGAATCGTTCGTGAAGAAGATATGCCATTCCTAGAAGACGGAACACCGGTAGATATCGTATTGAATCCACTTGGGGTACCTTCTCGTATGAACATTGGTCAGATCTACGAAACCGTTCTTGGATGGGCAGGTAGAAAATTAGGATTGAAGTTTGCTACGCCAATCTTTGACGGAGCAAGTCTTGATCAGATTACTGAGTACACTGAGAAAGCAGGAGTTCCTAAATTCGGTCACACTCACCTTTATGATGGTGGTACCGGAGAAAGATTTACTCAGGCTGCAACAGTTGGTATCATCTATATGTTGAAATTAGGACACATGGTTGATGACAAAATGCACGCACGTTCTATCGGACCTTACTCATTGATTACTCAACAGCCATTAGGAGGTAAAGCTCAGTTTGGAGGTCAGAGATTCGGAGAGATGGAGGTTTGGGCTCTTGAAGCATTTGGAGCATCAAATATCTTGAGAGAGATCCTTACTGTGAAGTCAGATGACGTGATTGGTAGAGCAAAAACTTATGAAGCGATTGCGAAAGGAGAAGCAATGCCTGAACCAGGTATTCCTGAATCTTTCAATGTACTACTTCACGAGTTACAAGGTCTTGGATTAGACGTAAGACTAGAGGAATAA